One stretch of Microbacterium terrae DNA includes these proteins:
- a CDS encoding glycosyltransferase family 2 protein, with the protein MTNPASRSTDLAVASVDPGFASDFEAVLEDGVSGHRATIGCVIPAYNEAESIAAVIEGLLSQTRLPDVIHVVVNNTSDATVKIASQYAGPHEVTTEMGEQFTEVFVHDIGKNPDKKVGALNYGYSLVEGYDYLLGVDGDTIADERAVEYLESEAVSDTRIGGISAIYSIDDRPIKGPIAKFLISGQRSQFAAFNMHNLLRGRNMAVLGGQFSIFSTQALRDVMKQNHQSTPWVKDSEVEDSLLSLQIKSAGYLTKISPVARADVGGMTTLRSLDAQQVKWTYGAIELMWPGQRGDTKGQPFHPNLRVRWFENFAMLVNIFVRVAFLTLLAGSLSIGAFVFSAWWLVPVAVAMLLNLRMALALDKRNARDILFALTFLPAEAYMWVRMSHFLRSWTRFLSRKKVDNWAMQAKAERGAGLGHWTPLIVVVAVAIAVAVIWSMLGASVQSAILWVGWPIVGVVTVLQTLGMFFKLIRRQHGYKV; encoded by the coding sequence ATGACCAACCCGGCCTCGCGCTCCACCGACCTCGCGGTCGCCTCGGTCGACCCCGGCTTCGCCTCGGACTTCGAGGCCGTGCTCGAAGACGGCGTCTCCGGCCACCGCGCGACGATCGGCTGCGTGATCCCCGCCTACAACGAGGCCGAGTCCATCGCCGCGGTCATCGAGGGTCTGCTCAGCCAGACGCGGCTGCCCGATGTGATCCACGTCGTGGTGAACAACACCTCCGACGCCACGGTGAAGATCGCGTCACAGTACGCCGGCCCGCACGAGGTCACGACCGAGATGGGCGAGCAGTTCACCGAGGTCTTCGTGCACGACATCGGCAAGAACCCCGACAAGAAGGTCGGCGCCCTCAACTACGGCTATTCGCTCGTCGAGGGCTACGACTACCTCCTCGGCGTCGACGGCGACACCATCGCCGACGAGCGTGCCGTGGAGTACCTCGAGTCCGAGGCCGTCTCCGACACCCGCATCGGCGGCATCTCGGCGATCTACTCGATCGACGACCGGCCGATCAAGGGACCGATCGCGAAGTTCCTCATCTCGGGGCAGCGCTCGCAGTTCGCGGCGTTCAACATGCACAACCTGCTGCGCGGACGCAACATGGCCGTGCTCGGCGGACAGTTCTCGATCTTCTCGACGCAGGCCCTGCGCGACGTCATGAAGCAGAACCACCAGTCGACCCCTTGGGTCAAGGACAGCGAGGTCGAGGACTCGCTGCTGTCGCTCCAGATCAAGAGCGCGGGCTACCTCACCAAGATCAGCCCCGTCGCGCGGGCCGACGTGGGCGGCATGACCACCCTGCGGTCGCTCGACGCGCAGCAGGTGAAGTGGACGTACGGCGCGATCGAGCTGATGTGGCCGGGCCAGCGAGGCGACACGAAGGGCCAGCCGTTCCACCCGAACCTCCGCGTGCGCTGGTTCGAGAACTTCGCGATGCTCGTCAACATCTTCGTCCGCGTCGCGTTCCTCACGCTGCTCGCGGGGTCGCTCTCGATCGGCGCGTTCGTCTTCTCTGCCTGGTGGCTGGTGCCCGTCGCGGTCGCGATGCTGCTGAACCTGCGCATGGCCCTCGCCCTCGACAAGCGCAATGCGCGTGACATCCTGTTCGCCCTCACCTTCCTCCCCGCTGAGGCCTACATGTGGGTGCGGATGAGCCACTTCCTGCGGTCGTGGACCCGATTCCTCTCGCGCAAGAAGGTCGACAACTGGGCCATGCAGGCCAAGGCGGAGCGCGGTGCGGGGCTCGGGCACTGGACGCCGCTCATCGTGGTGGTCGCGGTGGCGATCGCGGTCGCCGTCATCTGGTCGATGCTGGGCGCATCGGTGCAGTCGGCGATCCTGTGGGTGGGCTGGCCGATCGTCGGCGTGGTCACGGTGCTGCAGACCCTCGGCATGTTCTTCAAGCTCATCCGCCGTCAGCACGGCTACAAGGTCTGA
- a CDS encoding helix-turn-helix domain-containing protein, with product MILVRQEIGEVLRDFRQQKGRTLRQVASRASVALGYLSEVERGQKEASSEILASVAEALDVPISTIMREVGDRLSVLEGLQTFPDVVPDELVAAVDAELSLR from the coding sequence ATGATCCTGGTTCGTCAAGAGATCGGCGAAGTGCTTCGTGATTTCCGTCAGCAGAAGGGGCGCACCCTCCGTCAGGTGGCCAGCCGCGCCAGCGTCGCACTCGGGTACCTGAGCGAGGTCGAACGAGGCCAGAAGGAGGCGTCGAGCGAGATCCTCGCTTCGGTCGCCGAAGCACTCGATGTTCCCATCTCCACCATCATGCGCGAGGTCGGAGATCGTCTCTCGGTCCTCGAGGGCCTGCAGACCTTCCCCGATGTCGTCCCCGACGAGCTCGTCGCCGCCGTCGACGCCGAGCTGTCGCTGCGGTGA
- a CDS encoding response regulator transcription factor has translation MKTAVIIEDDAETRHLLAEVLEAAGFSTVSVGNGIDGVRAVQTYQPMLTTVDVHMPGIDGIEAARRIRAVSSTYLIMLTGLADEADVIAGLGAGADDYLLKPFRPRELRARVEAMLRRAQTEPAAAAIAPPAPSAGSVGPSFPGARPVTAQVPQSLEPAATAEPARDEVIEAELIDGSEAEWLGHRDLRLHLENRIVLIDGDELELTRTEFDLLATLLESKRRVRSKADLTLVLRGESYVTSYFVGDADKRAVEAHMTNLRRKLGDSAANPRYIETVRGVGYRLTSAV, from the coding sequence ATGAAGACCGCAGTCATCATCGAGGACGACGCCGAGACACGGCACCTTCTGGCGGAGGTCCTGGAGGCGGCGGGGTTCTCGACCGTGTCGGTCGGCAACGGCATCGACGGGGTTCGGGCGGTTCAGACGTACCAGCCCATGCTCACGACCGTCGACGTGCACATGCCCGGTATCGACGGCATCGAGGCGGCGCGGCGCATCCGGGCGGTCTCCTCGACGTACCTCATCATGCTCACCGGCCTGGCTGACGAGGCGGACGTGATCGCCGGCCTCGGCGCCGGTGCCGACGACTACCTGCTGAAGCCGTTCCGGCCGCGGGAGCTCCGCGCGCGCGTCGAGGCCATGCTGCGTCGCGCGCAGACGGAGCCGGCCGCCGCCGCCATCGCGCCTCCCGCGCCGAGCGCGGGCAGTGTCGGCCCGTCGTTCCCCGGCGCCCGTCCCGTTACCGCACAGGTTCCGCAGAGCCTTGAGCCGGCCGCGACCGCGGAGCCTGCGCGCGACGAGGTGATCGAGGCGGAGCTCATCGACGGCAGCGAAGCGGAGTGGCTCGGCCACCGTGACCTGCGACTGCACCTCGAGAACCGCATCGTGCTGATCGACGGCGACGAGCTGGAGCTCACCCGCACCGAGTTCGACCTGCTCGCCACGCTGCTCGAATCGAAGCGGCGCGTTCGGAGCAAGGCGGATCTCACCCTCGTGCTCCGCGGCGAGTCCTACGTGACCAGCTACTTCGTCGGCGATGCCGACAAGCGTGCCGTCGAGGCGCACATGACGAATCTGCGCCGCAAGCTCGGCGACAGCGCCGCGAACCCGCGCTACATCGAAACCGTGCGCGGCGTCGGCTATCGGCTCACGTCCGCCGTCTGA
- the recA gene encoding recombinase RecA: MPSPADREKALESALAQIDRQFGKGSVMRLGSDERAPVEVVPTGSIALDVALGIGGLPRGRIIEIYGPESSGKTTLTLHAIANVQRAGGIAAFIDAEHALDPDYAQKLGVDIDSLLVSQPDTGEQALEIADMLVRSGAIDLVVIDSVAALVPKAEIEGEMGDSHVGLQARLMSQALRKLTGGLNQTNTTMIFINQLREKIGVFFGSPETTAGGKALKFYASVRLDIRRIETLKDGSDAVGNRTRVKVVKNKMAPPFKQAEFDILYGVGISREGSLIDFGVEHAIVKKSGAWYTYDGEQLGQGKENARNFLLKNPDIAAEIESKIKTKLGIGVPKGAAEAPSDELAARRPA, from the coding sequence ATGCCCTCACCCGCTGACCGCGAGAAGGCCCTCGAATCGGCCCTCGCACAGATCGACCGCCAGTTCGGAAAGGGCTCGGTGATGCGCCTCGGCAGCGACGAGCGCGCTCCGGTCGAGGTCGTCCCCACCGGCTCGATCGCACTCGACGTCGCACTCGGCATCGGTGGACTCCCGCGCGGCCGCATCATCGAGATCTACGGGCCGGAGTCGTCGGGTAAGACGACCCTGACCCTCCACGCGATCGCCAACGTGCAGCGCGCCGGCGGCATCGCCGCCTTCATCGACGCCGAGCACGCACTCGACCCCGACTACGCGCAGAAGCTCGGCGTCGACATCGACTCGCTCCTGGTGTCGCAGCCCGACACCGGTGAGCAGGCGCTCGAGATCGCCGACATGCTGGTGCGCTCCGGTGCCATCGACCTGGTCGTCATCGACTCGGTCGCCGCGCTCGTGCCCAAGGCCGAGATCGAAGGTGAGATGGGCGACTCCCACGTCGGTCTCCAGGCCCGCCTCATGTCGCAGGCACTGCGCAAGCTCACCGGTGGCCTCAACCAGACCAACACCACGATGATCTTCATCAACCAGCTGCGCGAGAAGATCGGCGTGTTCTTCGGCTCGCCCGAGACCACCGCCGGTGGAAAGGCGCTGAAGTTCTACGCGTCGGTGCGTCTCGACATCCGTCGCATCGAGACTCTGAAGGACGGCTCCGACGCTGTCGGAAACCGCACCCGCGTCAAGGTCGTCAAGAACAAGATGGCGCCGCCGTTCAAGCAGGCCGAGTTCGACATCCTGTACGGCGTCGGCATCTCGCGCGAGGGCAGCCTGATCGACTTCGGCGTCGAGCACGCGATCGTCAAGAAGTCGGGCGCCTGGTACACGTACGACGGCGAGCAGCTCGGCCAGGGCAAGGAGAACGCCCGCAACTTCCTGCTCAAGAACCCCGACATCGCCGCCGAGATCGAGTCGAAGATCAAGACGAAGCTCGGCATCGGGGTGCCGAAGGGCGCGGCAGAGGCCCCGTCCGACGAGCTGGCGGCGCGCCGCCCGGCGTGA
- a CDS encoding regulatory protein RecX codes for MVRFVDRESLTEGEPGAEGVGLAPVIPLFGGSGGAGQGGSDGDDRLPDAGAGRGVREGRGARESRASRSRVEPEPLSPEAAEEAAEQALLKRLRTRSLSVRESHDVLRGHEVSAEASERIIARMLDYGYLDDAALAEQLVHTGADRKGQGRRAIGQTLAKRGVPREVADAALEQMPDDDAERALEFARTKARSMASLDHDAALRRLSGQLARRGYGGSVALDAARRALDEVSKPSSGVRFR; via the coding sequence ATGGTCCGCTTCGTCGACAGAGAGTCGCTCACCGAGGGCGAGCCGGGCGCCGAGGGCGTCGGGCTCGCCCCGGTGATCCCGCTCTTCGGAGGCAGTGGCGGTGCCGGGCAGGGTGGCAGCGACGGTGACGACCGGCTCCCCGACGCCGGCGCAGGCCGCGGGGTGCGTGAGGGGCGCGGTGCGCGTGAGAGTCGTGCGAGCCGTTCCCGTGTCGAGCCGGAGCCGCTGTCTCCCGAAGCTGCGGAGGAGGCAGCCGAGCAGGCGCTCCTGAAGCGCCTGCGCACCCGATCGCTCTCGGTTCGGGAGTCGCACGACGTGCTGCGCGGGCACGAGGTCTCCGCCGAGGCGAGCGAGCGGATCATCGCGCGCATGCTCGACTACGGCTACCTCGACGATGCAGCTCTCGCCGAGCAGCTCGTCCACACGGGCGCCGACCGCAAGGGCCAGGGGCGTCGCGCGATCGGGCAGACGCTGGCGAAGCGCGGCGTGCCGCGCGAGGTGGCCGACGCGGCGCTGGAGCAGATGCCCGACGACGACGCCGAGCGGGCGCTGGAGTTCGCGCGCACCAAGGCCCGTTCGATGGCATCGCTCGACCACGACGCTGCGCTGCGCCGACTGTCGGGGCAGCTGGCCCGCCGCGGGTATGGCGGGTCGGTGGCCCTCGACGCCGCGCGTCGCGCGCTCGACGAAGTCTCGAAGCCGTCGTCCGGGGTTCGTTTCCGGTGA
- a CDS encoding glycoside hydrolase family 6 protein, producing the protein MTSVPTSAVRPRSRRRAWLIAAVGVVAALVAVIIIIALVWPRAAAAPGPGIRVLASGTSSAAEAAAAGGGADGLRAAEYLAEQPTAVWLVPESDPLGQVAQRIDELATEARSQSARLAVVVYGLPDRDCGNHSGGGLDAAGYEEWTAEIGDALRAAADVAPIVVLEPDSLALASECVDVGERAALLSTAVDALVGPSTWLYLDGGHSNWHPAAEMAGLIEQVGDLDRVRGFALNVSNYNLTGDEVAYAHTLAAELGGERHALIDTGRNGADAGGEWCNPPGALIGEPGGTIGDDVVDTNLWIKPPGESDGLCNGGPAAGRWWPDGATSLTREVDAD; encoded by the coding sequence ATGACATCCGTTCCGACGTCCGCAGTTCGTCCGCGCTCACGCCGGCGCGCCTGGCTCATCGCCGCCGTCGGCGTGGTGGCGGCCCTGGTCGCGGTGATCATCATCATCGCGCTGGTCTGGCCGCGCGCCGCCGCCGCGCCCGGGCCGGGCATCCGCGTCCTTGCGTCCGGCACCTCGAGCGCCGCGGAGGCGGCGGCCGCGGGCGGGGGAGCAGACGGCCTGCGCGCCGCCGAGTACCTCGCCGAGCAGCCGACCGCGGTGTGGCTGGTGCCGGAGAGCGATCCTCTCGGGCAGGTCGCGCAGCGGATCGACGAATTGGCGACCGAGGCTCGCTCGCAGTCCGCTCGCCTGGCGGTCGTGGTGTACGGGCTTCCCGACCGCGACTGCGGAAACCACTCCGGAGGCGGCCTCGACGCGGCCGGCTACGAGGAGTGGACGGCGGAGATCGGCGACGCGCTGCGGGCCGCCGCAGATGTGGCCCCGATCGTCGTGCTCGAACCCGACAGCCTCGCCCTCGCCTCGGAGTGCGTCGACGTGGGGGAGCGTGCAGCGCTGCTGTCGACGGCCGTCGATGCGCTCGTCGGGCCCTCGACCTGGCTGTATCTCGACGGCGGGCACTCGAACTGGCATCCCGCCGCCGAGATGGCCGGCCTTATCGAACAGGTGGGCGATCTCGACCGTGTGCGCGGATTCGCCCTCAACGTCTCGAACTACAACCTCACCGGCGACGAGGTCGCCTATGCGCACACCCTCGCCGCCGAACTCGGAGGAGAGCGCCACGCGCTGATCGACACCGGCCGCAACGGCGCCGACGCCGGCGGCGAGTGGTGCAATCCGCCTGGCGCGCTCATCGGGGAGCCGGGCGGCACGATCGGCGACGACGTCGTCGACACCAACCTCTGGATCAAGCCGCCCGGCGAGAGTGACGGCCTCTGCAACGGCGGGCCGGCGGCCGGGCGATGGTGGCCGGATGGCGCGACATCGCTCACGCGCGAGGTCGACGCGGACTGA
- the pgsA gene encoding CDP-diacylglycerol--glycerol-3-phosphate 3-phosphatidyltransferase, with product MAIPRQLPNAITIVRILCAPVFLWMLLADGGADGALRWWAAVLFIVAIATDGIDGWLARRYEIVTDLGKLLDPIADKVLTGFAFIGLSILGELPWWITIVVLIREIGITVYRFLVVSDHVLAAAWMGKLKTLAQGVALSLALLPLWTLVGDWIFWVNGVTMTIAVVLTIASGIDYIVTEMRAARAKRAAQ from the coding sequence ATGGCCATTCCGCGGCAGCTGCCCAACGCGATCACCATCGTGCGCATCCTGTGCGCCCCCGTCTTCCTGTGGATGCTGCTGGCCGACGGCGGCGCCGACGGAGCCCTGCGCTGGTGGGCGGCGGTGCTGTTCATCGTCGCGATCGCGACGGACGGGATCGACGGCTGGCTCGCTCGCCGGTACGAGATCGTCACCGATCTCGGCAAGCTCCTCGACCCGATCGCCGACAAGGTGCTGACCGGGTTCGCCTTCATCGGCCTGTCGATCCTCGGCGAGCTTCCGTGGTGGATCACGATCGTCGTCCTCATCCGCGAGATCGGCATCACCGTGTACCGCTTCCTGGTCGTGAGCGATCACGTACTCGCCGCAGCATGGATGGGCAAGCTCAAGACCCTCGCGCAGGGCGTCGCGCTGTCGCTCGCGCTGCTGCCGCTGTGGACGCTCGTCGGCGACTGGATCTTCTGGGTCAACGGCGTGACGATGACGATCGCCGTCGTGCTCACGATCGCGAGCGGCATCGACTACATCGTCACCGAGATGCGTGCGGCCCGCGCGAAGCGGGCGGCGCAGTGA
- a CDS encoding sensor histidine kinase, translated as MTAGGREKLQAFETPDSRTRSIWLMQLVLGAATVTVAALATVISPWMFGIWHFTVGVVAIVAITMAVLAIPWARRSQSAVLAVPFLDALAIGFVASNTELRLSYLWILPVTWVALYFDYRALIGILALIGAILFLDFTLKPEGMTGLRVFVVGISLLFTGITARSVMRQTRALRRLLRREAGRLNRTLARRSAQERRTTEILNAVDVGVMRISRDGQARTVNEAYVKLYGLDPLDTSLPARSIEYTALRGMPMPPSERPFSRAARGETFSDARVWLYTADGAWRVLSVSAKALSTADREESGMLLIAQDVTVITHAERERERLSAIASHELRHPLTTMIGHAELALEVDELTPRLQERFEAILRASERMLEMADNMLTGSRPAFSGRETYDDVDLRNVISESVASFRPTARARDITIDLLIETEIRAVVDEFRIRQVIDNLVSNAVKYTPGGGTVSVEAGIEGDSVAVTVSDTGIGISAEDLPKIMTPYFRAEDAKETAGGTGLGLGITHTIISEHGGTIVFDSEPGEGTTATVRLPRARAEARTREAIS; from the coding sequence GTGACGGCCGGGGGGCGAGAGAAGTTGCAGGCGTTCGAGACGCCCGATTCGCGCACGCGATCCATCTGGCTGATGCAGCTCGTGCTCGGCGCCGCGACGGTCACGGTCGCCGCGTTGGCGACGGTGATCTCGCCGTGGATGTTCGGGATCTGGCACTTCACTGTCGGAGTTGTCGCGATCGTCGCGATCACGATGGCCGTGCTCGCCATCCCGTGGGCGCGTCGCAGCCAGTCCGCCGTGCTCGCCGTGCCGTTCCTCGACGCCCTCGCAATCGGCTTCGTCGCGAGCAACACCGAGCTGCGCCTGAGCTACCTGTGGATCCTCCCGGTCACGTGGGTGGCGCTGTACTTCGACTACCGCGCGCTGATCGGCATCCTCGCCTTGATCGGCGCGATCCTCTTCCTCGATTTCACGCTCAAGCCGGAGGGCATGACGGGCCTCAGGGTGTTCGTCGTCGGCATCTCGCTGCTGTTCACCGGCATCACCGCACGGTCGGTGATGCGCCAGACGCGGGCCCTGCGGCGGCTGCTGAGGCGCGAGGCCGGGCGGCTCAATCGCACGCTGGCGCGCCGATCGGCGCAGGAGCGGCGCACCACCGAGATCCTCAATGCCGTCGACGTCGGCGTGATGCGCATCTCCCGCGACGGGCAGGCGCGCACGGTCAACGAGGCGTACGTGAAGCTGTACGGCCTGGATCCGCTCGACACGAGTCTCCCCGCCCGCTCGATCGAGTACACGGCGCTGCGCGGCATGCCGATGCCGCCGTCCGAGCGCCCGTTCTCCCGCGCCGCCCGCGGCGAGACGTTCTCGGATGCCCGCGTGTGGCTCTACACTGCCGACGGTGCGTGGCGGGTGCTGTCGGTGAGCGCGAAGGCGCTGAGCACCGCCGACCGCGAGGAGTCGGGAATGCTCCTCATCGCGCAGGACGTCACCGTCATCACCCACGCCGAACGCGAGCGGGAGCGGCTCTCGGCGATCGCGAGCCATGAGCTGCGGCATCCGCTCACGACCATGATCGGGCACGCTGAGCTCGCGCTCGAGGTCGACGAGCTGACGCCTCGCCTGCAGGAGAGGTTCGAGGCGATCCTGCGGGCAAGCGAGCGGATGCTCGAGATGGCCGACAACATGCTCACGGGCTCCCGTCCCGCGTTCTCCGGGCGGGAGACGTACGACGACGTCGACCTGCGCAACGTGATCAGCGAATCGGTCGCCTCGTTCCGCCCGACCGCGCGTGCCCGCGACATCACCATCGATCTGCTGATCGAGACCGAGATACGCGCCGTCGTCGACGAATTCCGCATCCGGCAGGTGATCGACAACCTGGTCAGCAACGCGGTGAAGTACACGCCCGGCGGTGGAACGGTGAGCGTGGAGGCCGGGATCGAGGGCGACAGCGTGGCGGTGACCGTGTCGGACACGGGGATCGGGATCTCGGCCGAGGACCTGCCGAAGATCATGACGCCGTACTTCCGTGCCGAAGACGCGAAGGAGACGGCCGGGGGAACCGGCCTCGGTCTCGGCATCACCCACACGATCATCTCGGAGCACGGCGGCACGATCGTGTTCGACAGCGAACCGGGCGAAGGCACCACGGCGACGGTTCGGCTGCCGCGCGCTCGGGCAGAGGCACGCACGCGGGAGGCGATCTCATGA
- a CDS encoding CinA family protein has translation MTDAAALLAALHSRGWTVGTAESLTGGLVVARLVDVPGASATVRGGVVAYATDLKASVLGVDAGLLARVGAVDSEVARQMALGARRVTGADVGLATTGVAGPDPQDGQPVGTVFVAVSTPEGATVTQLALTGTRAQIRTAAVDAALEAGLGAVRPAGG, from the coding sequence GTGACGGATGCCGCGGCCCTGCTCGCGGCGCTGCACAGCCGCGGGTGGACCGTCGGCACGGCGGAGTCGTTGACCGGGGGACTGGTCGTCGCGCGGCTCGTCGATGTGCCGGGGGCGTCGGCGACCGTCCGCGGCGGCGTGGTCGCGTACGCGACCGACCTCAAGGCGTCGGTGCTCGGCGTCGATGCCGGTCTGCTCGCCCGCGTGGGCGCAGTCGATTCCGAGGTGGCCCGGCAGATGGCGCTCGGAGCACGACGGGTGACCGGAGCCGACGTGGGGCTCGCCACCACGGGGGTGGCCGGACCCGACCCGCAGGACGGGCAGCCCGTCGGCACCGTGTTCGTCGCGGTGTCGACGCCGGAGGGCGCCACCGTCACACAGCTGGCGCTGACCGGCACCCGCGCGCAGATCCGGACCGCGGCTGTGGACGCGGCTCTCGAGGCCGGACTGGGCGCCGTCCGACCCGCGGGCGGGTAG
- a CDS encoding DUF3046 domain-containing protein, translated as MRRSEFLRAVEDEFGARGPSLVFDLVLPAVGGRTAERALSDGVPPREIWLALCDETDVPAQRRFGVGRLEPRS; from the coding sequence ATGCGACGCAGTGAGTTCCTGCGCGCCGTCGAAGATGAGTTCGGTGCGCGCGGCCCGTCGCTCGTGTTCGACCTGGTTCTTCCCGCGGTCGGCGGTCGCACCGCTGAACGGGCCCTCTCCGACGGCGTGCCACCCCGCGAGATCTGGCTCGCCCTCTGCGATGAGACCGACGTCCCCGCGCAGCGACGGTTCGGCGTCGGGCGGCTCGAGCCCCGTTCCTGA
- a CDS encoding phosphotransferase family protein: protein MTGRVDISLDQVRDLVSSLGEVVVAEPIDGGFFATALRLTFADGTRSVMKAVSADTSRLSRYEHGILGTEARVFEMLADTEVPVPTVQLADFTRTLVPADVLVTSHLPGVVWNGLDIADADAAALRRGLGAAMAAAHRVEGPHFGYPAAASALAAPTWPAAFGLMVEAALTDAETWGVALPVDRVRRALHDHQIALTTVKRASVVHTDLWPGNVFVDADEMRIVGIIDTERTVWGDPLIDLVGAEPLSTEPPDADLLAGDGAAGGELAAILGSPAGEARLNLCRMYMALLYVTEVTIRGYDGEFALSYESAGRANLEIALARLEELAPGNGSRCTA, encoded by the coding sequence GTGACCGGCAGAGTCGACATCTCCCTCGATCAGGTGCGCGATCTCGTCTCCTCCCTCGGCGAGGTCGTCGTCGCCGAGCCGATCGACGGCGGCTTCTTCGCGACCGCGCTGCGCCTCACCTTCGCCGACGGCACGCGCTCGGTGATGAAAGCGGTGTCGGCCGACACGTCTCGGCTGAGCCGGTACGAACACGGCATCCTGGGCACCGAGGCACGGGTGTTCGAGATGCTCGCCGACACGGAGGTGCCGGTGCCGACCGTGCAGCTCGCCGATTTCACGCGAACTCTCGTGCCCGCCGACGTGCTGGTCACCTCACACCTCCCCGGCGTCGTCTGGAACGGGCTCGACATCGCCGACGCCGATGCGGCCGCGCTGCGCCGCGGTCTCGGCGCAGCCATGGCGGCGGCGCACCGGGTCGAGGGCCCGCACTTCGGGTATCCGGCGGCCGCGTCCGCACTCGCCGCGCCGACCTGGCCGGCGGCGTTCGGGCTCATGGTCGAGGCGGCGCTGACGGATGCCGAGACCTGGGGCGTCGCGCTTCCCGTCGATCGAGTGCGGCGCGCCCTGCACGACCATCAGATCGCGCTCACCACCGTGAAACGCGCGAGCGTCGTCCACACCGACCTGTGGCCGGGGAACGTGTTCGTCGACGCCGACGAGATGCGCATCGTCGGCATCATCGACACCGAGCGCACCGTCTGGGGAGATCCGCTCATCGATCTCGTCGGAGCGGAGCCGCTCTCGACCGAGCCGCCCGACGCCGACCTGCTGGCCGGCGACGGCGCGGCCGGCGGCGAGCTCGCGGCGATCCTCGGAAGCCCGGCAGGCGAGGCACGACTGAACCTCTGCCGCATGTACATGGCCCTGCTCTACGTCACCGAGGTGACCATCCGCGGCTACGACGGCGAGTTCGCCCTCTCGTACGAGAGCGCCGGGCGGGCGAACCTCGAGATCGCCCTGGCGCGGCTCGAGGAACTTGCGCCCGGGAACGGCTCACGGTGCACCGCATGA